A region of Bacillus cabrialesii DNA encodes the following proteins:
- a CDS encoding YlaF family protein translates to MKKMNWILLLFAFAAVFSIMLIGVFIAEKSAIGIIASIVLVCAVMGGGFTVKKKMREQGLLD, encoded by the coding sequence ATGAAAAAAATGAATTGGATTTTACTATTATTTGCATTTGCAGCGGTTTTCAGCATTATGCTGATCGGCGTCTTTATCGCTGAAAAAAGCGCAATTGGCATTATCGCCAGCATTGTACTTGTTTGCGCCGTAATGGGCGGCGGATTTACAGTCAAAAAGAAAATGCGCGAGCAAGGCTTGCTTGATTAA